In the Sarcophilus harrisii chromosome 1, mSarHar1.11, whole genome shotgun sequence genome, one interval contains:
- the MANF gene encoding mesencephalic astrocyte-derived neurotrophic factor, with protein sequence MSAPQGLAVALALAVLLGGSRALRPGDCEVCISFLGKFYQDLKDRDVTFSPSNIENELMKFCNDAKGKENRLCYYIGATSDAATKIINEVSKPLSHHIPVEKICEKLKKKDSQICELKYDKQIDLSTVDLKKLRVKELKKILDDWGEMCKGCAEKSDYIRKINELMPKYAPKAASSRTDL encoded by the exons ATGAGTGCCCCTCAGGGACTGGCGGTGGCGCTGGCCCTGGCGGTGCTGCTGGGAGGGAGCCGGGCTCTGCGGCCGGGGGATTGCGAAG TGTGCATTTCTTTTCTGGGAAAATTTTACCAAGATCTTAAGGACAGAGATGTCACATTCTCCCCAAGCAACATCGAAAATGAGCTTATGAAGTTTTGCAAtgatgcaaaaggaaaagaaaaccgtTTG tgctATTATATAGGAGCCACTAGTGATGCAGCCACCAAAATTATCAATGAAGTATCCAAGCCCCTTAGTCATCATATTCCTGTTGAGAAGATCTGTGAGAAgctaaagaaaaaagacagtcaAATCTGTGAGCTCAAATATG ATAAACAGATTGACCTGAGCACAGTGGACCTGAAGAAACTCAGAGTTAAGGAGTTGAAGAAGATCCTGGATGACTGGGGTGAAATGTGTAAAGGCTGTGCCGAAAAATCAGACTACATACGCAAAATTAATGAACTGATGCCCAAATATGCCCCCAAGGCAGCTAGTTCACGGACTGATCTTTAG
- the RBM15B gene encoding putative RNA-binding protein 15B produces the protein MKRQSERDSSPGARGASSSSSSAKRPRERERDRDRERGERERERGERGERERGERGERERERGEPDSGGGSGGSRRAAHKSSGSGSGSGSGSGPAKHQAPARARDKPRGGSGSGSSSSHRDGRGSGDSNHRAGSSGGRGGGGGRAKAGGESGSASASSPGASPLLLLPPLPEPPAPTPAPPPPPAPAPPPPPPEYKTLLISSLRPALPAEHLEDRLFHQFKRFGEISLRLSHTPELGRVAYVNFRHPQDARDARHHARARQLLLYDRPLKVEPVYLRGSSSSSRRSSSSSAGAAATTPPPGPPAPADTLGYLPLHGGYQYKQRSLSPVGAPPLREPRARHAAAAAAFALDAAAAAAAVGLSRDRALDYYGLYDDRGRPYGYPAVCEEDLMPEDDQRATRNLFIGNLDHSVSEVELRRAFEKYGIIEEVVIKRPARGQGGAYAFLKFQNLDMAHRAKVAMSGRVVGRNPIKIGYGKANPTTRLWVGGLGPNTSLAALAREFDRFGSIRTIDHVKGDSFAYIQYESLDAAQAACVQMRGFPLGGPDRRLRVDFAKAEETRYPQQCQAAPLPVHYELLPEGYSRHRNLEADLRVRDRTPPHLLYSDRDRSFVESDWASPSKSTDRRNSLESYGRSVRSRSGERWGSEGDRSLPKPWEERRKRRSLSSDHGRTAHSPYEERGRTKASGPPSDRSPERPRRENHTSEPGPEKEPSNSLPNNRHGAEERGPDSHQGKKRDSERNHRTSEVEAKPAPEEPKPETKKLKSLSEYAQTLQLGWNGLLVLKNSCFPTCMHILEGDLGVISGLLKDHASGSKLTQLKIAQRLRLDQPKLDEVTRRIKQGSPNGYVVLLATQASPGGPGAEGTHAVEPGLQRRLLRNLVSYLKQKQAAGVISLPVGGTKGRDNTGMLYAFPPCEFSQQYLQSALRTLGKLEEEHMVIVIVRDTA, from the coding sequence ATGAAGCGGCAGAGCGAGCGCGACTCGAGCCCGGGGGCCCGTGGGGCGTCGTCGTCGTCATCGTCGGCGAAGCGGCCCCGGGAGCGGGAACGGGATCGGGATCGGGAGCGCGGGGAGCGGGAGCGGGAGCGGGGCGAGCGCGGGGAGCGGGAGCGCGGGGAGCGCGGGGAGCGCGAGCGGGAGCGCGGGGAGCCTGACTCGGGCGGAGGTAGCGGCGGGAGCCGGCGGGCCGCGCACAAGAGCTCCGGCTCGGGCtcgggctccggctccggctccggcccTGCCAAGCACCAGGCCCCGGCCCGCGCCCGCGATAAACCCcgcggcggcagcggcagcggcagcagcagcagccaccgCGATGGCCGAGGCTCCGGGGACTCCAACCACCGCGCAGGCAGCAGCGGCGGCCGCGGGGGCGGCGGGGGCCGTGCCAAAGCTGGCGGCGAGTCCGGCTCGGCGTCCGCCTCGTCCCCCGGGGCGTCCCCGCTGCTTCTGCTGCCGCCTCTCCCTGAGCCACCCGCGCCCACCCcggccccgccgccgccgcccgcaCCCGCGCCGCCTCCGCCGCCTCCCGAGTACAAGACGCTGCTCATCAGCAGCCTGCGCCCCGCATTGCCGGCCGAGCACCTGGAGGACCGCCTCTTCCACCAGTTCAAGCGCTTCGGCGAGATCAGCCTGCGCCTGTCGCACACCCCCGAGCTGGGCAGAGTGGCCTACGTGAACTTCCGACACCCCCAGGATGCCCGCGATGCCCGCCACCACGCCCGAGCGCGCCAGCTCCTGCTCTATGACCGGCCGCTCAAGGTGGAGCCCGTGTACTTGCGcggcagtagcagcagcagccgccgcagcagcagcagcagcgccgGGGCCGCTGCCACCACGCCGCCCCCCGGGCCCCCTGCCCCTGCGGATACGCTGGGCTACCTGCCGCTGCACGGCGGCTACCAGTACAAGCAGCGCTCCCTGTCCCCCGTGGGCGCGCCCCCGCTGCGGGAGCCCCGGGCTCGGCACGCAGCGGCCGCCGCAGCCTTCGCCCTGGACGCGGCCGCCGCGGCGGCCGCCGTGGGCCTCTCCCGGGACCGGGCCCTGGACTACTACGGGCTGTACGACGACCGAGGGCGCCCCTACGGGTACCCGGCGGTGTGTGAGGAGGACCTGATGCCCGAGGACGACCAGCGGGCCACCCGCAACCTGTTCATCGGCAACCTGGACCACAGCGTGTCCGAGGTGGAGCTGAGGAGGGCCTTCGAGAAATACGGCATCATCGAGGAGGTGGTGATCAAGAGGCCGGCCAGAGGCCAGGGGGGCGCCTACGCCTTCCTCAAGTTCCAGAACTTGGACATGGCTCACAGGGCCAAGGTGGCCATGTCGGGGAGGGTGGTGGGGCGCAACCCGATTAAGATTGGCTACGGCAAAGCCAACCCCACTACCCGCCTCTGGGTGGGAGGCCTGGGGCCCAACACCTCCTTGGCTGCCCTGGCCCGCGAGTTTGACCGCTTTGGGAGCATTCGAACTATTGACCACGTCAAGGGGGACAGCTTTGCTTACATCCAGTATGAGAGCCTGGATGCTGCGCAGGCTGCCTGTGTGCAGATGAGGGGCTTCCCTTTGGGGGGGCCGGACAGGAGGCTCCGGGTGGACTTCGCCAAAGCCGAGGAGACCCGATACCCCCAGCAGTGCCAGGCTGCTCCCCTCCCGGTGCACTACGAGCTACTCCCAGAGGGCTACAGCAGGCACCGAAACCTGGAGGCTGACTTGCGGGTCCGAGACAGGactcccccccacctcctctaCTCAGACCGCGACAGAAGCTTTGTGGAGAGCGATTGGGCCAGCCCCTCCAAAAGCACCGACCGCCGGAATAGCCTGGAGAGTTACGGCCGCTCGGTGCGCAGCCGCAGCGGAGAGAGGTGGGGCAGCGAGGGCGACCGCAGCCTGCCCAAGCCCTGGGAAGAGAGGCGAAAGAGGAGGAGCTTATCCAGCGACCACGGCCGCACCGCCCACTCCCCCTATGAGGAGAGAGGCAGAACCAAAGCCTCTGGGCCGCCCTCGGACCGGAGTCCAGAGAGGCCCCGGAGAGAGAACCACACCAGTGAGCCAGGGCCGGAGAAGGAGCCCAGCAACTCCCTGCCCAACAACAGGCACGGGGCCGAGGAGCGGGGACCAGACTCTCACCAGGGCAAAAAGAGGGACAGCGAGCGCAATCATCGAACCAGCGAGGTGGAGGCGAAACCCGCCCCGGAAGAGCCAAAACCGGAGACCAAAAAGCTAAAGAGTCTGTCCGAGTATGCCCAGACCCTGCAGCTGGGCTGGAACGGGCTCCTGGTGTTGAAAAACAGTTGCTTCCCCACTTGTATGCACATTCTAGAGGGGGACCTGGGAGTGATCAGTGGTCTCCTCAAAGACCATGCTTCAGGGAGCAAGCTGACCCAGCTCAAGATCGCCCAAAGACTTCGACTAGACCAGCCCAAACTGGATGAGGTCACTCGGAGAATCAAGCAGGGAAGCCCCAATGGTTATGTGGTACTTCTGGCCACTCAAGCTTCTCCGGGAGGGCCCGGAGCGGAGGGGACCCACGCTGTGGAGCCAGGCTTGCAGCGGAGGCTTCTCAGGAATCTGGTCTCATACTTGAAACAGAAGCAGGCTGCTGGGGTGATCAGCTTGCCGGTGGGAGGGACCAAGGGCAGAGACAACACGGGCATGCTCTATGCCTTCCCTCCCTGTGAATTCTCCCAGCAGTACCTCCAGTCTGCTCTAAGGACATTGGGGAAGTTAGAAGAAGAGCATATGGTGATAGTTATAGTAAGAGACACTGCCTAG